The Juglans regia cultivar Chandler chromosome 2, Walnut 2.0, whole genome shotgun sequence genome includes a window with the following:
- the LOC108990961 gene encoding uncharacterized protein LOC108990961 → MEQDESSSAPRKLKFAPKAPPRRKPKPTPPKTEVGDEEEEEEEEAEHAQYLLRRFNENLARRGPKDEKKSSVQVAFGPGVTPSPLIRKFGVSKDGIGGKSSGSCPKSSDYGKALLSSPSAANEDGRDVCSADPTSTEQIVKKEYREPWDYHSTYYPTTIPLRRPYAGDPELLDEAEFGEAAANSEYDENTISPASDLGLMAENEEENMFFFKLPASLPLLKRSTSRKGKEKVETDSSLDGGGVSKKGCSLEELPGGYLGKMLVYKSGAIKLKLGNTLYDVTPGSDCVFAQDVAAINLAEKQCCVLGELGKRAVVTLDVDSLLDGVIDLG, encoded by the exons ATGGAGCAAGACGAATCTTCTTCAGCTCCGAGGAAG CTAAAGTTTGCGCCCAAAGCCCCACCTCGCAGAAAGCCCAAACCCACACCACCCAAAAC TGAAGTGGgtgacgaagaagaagaagaagaagaagaagccgaGCATGCCCAGTATCTACTTCGTCGCTTCAAT GAGAACCTTGCTAGACGGGGACCTAAAGACGAAAAGAAAT CTTCTGTTCAGGTTGCATTTGGTCCTGGAGTTACGCCATCACCTCTGATAAGGAAATTTGGTGTTTCCAAGGATGGTATTGGTGGTAAAAGCAGTGGCTCCTGCCCCAAAAGTTCCGATTATGGGAAAGCTCTCTTATCTTCACCTTCAGCTGCCAATGAAGATGGAAGGGATGTATGTTCTGCAGATCCTACCAGTACAGAGCAGATTGTCAAGAAAGAATATAGAGAACCCTGG GATTACCATAGCACTTACTATCCTACTACTATTCCATTGAGGAGGCCTTACGCTGGAGACCCAG AACTCCTCGATGAGGCAGAATTTGGGGAGGCTGCTGCAAATTCGGAGTATGATGAAAATACTATAAGTCCTGCTTCAGACCTTGGGCTGATG GcggaaaatgaggaagaaaatatgtttttctttaagcTTCCAGCTAGTCTGCCCTTACTCAAGCGATCAACTAGTAGAAAGGGCAAAGAGAAAGTTGAAACTGATTCGTCATTGGATGGCGGAGGTGTTTCAAAGAAGGGCTGCAGTTTGGAAGAGTTGCCTGGTGGATATTTGGGCAAAATGCTGGTTTACAAGAGTGGAGCAATCAAGTTGAAGCTGGGAAACACCCTGTATGAT GTTACACCTGGTTCAGATTGCGTATTTGCTCAAGATGTTGCGGCAATCAACCTTGCAGAAAAACAATGTTGTGTTCTTGGAGAGCTTGGCAAACGAGCTGTTGTTACTCTTGATGTTGATTCCTTGTTGGATGGTGTGATCGACTTGGGCTAA
- the LOC108990960 gene encoding plant intracellular Ras-group-related LRR protein 7, with protein MWCCVSKNKDSKASRVARWRSTGIVALRDSKLKAFPNEVFDLERSVRTLDLTHNKIVEIPTDVSKLINMQRLILSENLIERLPTNLGKLQSLKVMMLDGNRMTSLPDELGQLVRLEQLSISGNLLIYLPETIGSLRNLLLLNVSNNKLKSLPESIGSCFSLEELQANDNLFEDLPASLCNLTHIKSLCLNNNNVKQIPPNLLKECKALQNISLHGNPISMDQFQQMEGFQDFEGRRKKKFDKQIDSNVMIASRGLDEGVDL; from the exons ATGTGGTGCTGTGTCAGCAAGAACAAGGACTCGAAGGCCAGTAGGGTTGCCCGGTGGCGATCGACCGGCATTGTGGCTCTCCGAGACTCCAAATTGAAG GCATTCCCAAATGAAGTTTTTGACCTGGAGAGATCCGTCCGAACTCTTGATTTAACACACAATAAAATAG TTGAGATACCTACAGATGTaagcaaattaattaacatGCAGCGCCTG ATCTTATCTGAGAATCTCATTGAGCGTCTGCCAACAAATTTGGGGAAACTTCAGTCTCTAAAAGTTATGATGCTTGATGGGAATCGAATGACTTCTTTGCCTGATGAAT tGGGACAGCTGGTGAGGCTTGAGCAGTTATCCATCTCGGGAAATTTGTTAATATACTTGCCTGAGACTATTGGGAGCTTGCGTAAT TTGTTGCTTTTGAATGTTTCAAATAACAAGTTGAAGTCTCTTCCAGAATCAATTGGCAGTTGTTTCTCTCTTGAAGAATTACAAGCAAATG ATAATCTTTTTGAAGATCTACCTGCATCACTTTGCAACCTCACTCACATAAAGTCACTTTGCCTAAACAATAATAATGTGAAGCAG ATACCTCCAAATCTCTTGAAAGAGTGCAAAGCCCTGCAGAATATCTCCCTACATGGCAATCCTATTTCAATGGATCAATTCCAGCAG ATGGAAGGATTTCAAGATTttgaaggaagaaggaagaagaagtttGACAAGCAAATTGATTCAAACGTGATGATTGCATCAAGGGGCCTTGATGAGGGTGTTGATCTATGA